In Desulfoferula mesophila, the genomic window TCAGCAACCAGGTGTAGGCCAGCCCCAGGGCGGCGGGCAACCACCAGGCCAGCCGCCACCAGGGGCGGCTGAGGGCCTCCAGCACCGGGGCCAACAACAGGGCCGCCGGGGGCAGGAGCACCACGGCCAAAAGGCCGGGCGGGGCGCTGCCGCCGTGCCAGCGGTACCAGCCGGTGAAGCACATGGCCGCCAGGTGCAGCCCGGCGGGCAACAGATACTGCAGGCTGGGGGCCGGACGCCGCCGCAGGCTCAGCGGCAAGCCGCCCAGGGCCACCAGCAGGATGGGGGCGGCGGGCAACAGGCCATAGGCCTGGTCCAGGAACAGGCCGCCGGAAAAGGCGGCCAGAGGGGTCCACCAATACAGGGCCTGTTGCCACCAGCCCAGGTTTTCCTGCACCGCCGGGCCCAGGATCGGGGGCCAGGACTCCCAAGGGCCGAATAGCGTAGCGGCCAACACCAGCGCCGGGGCCGAGGCCAGGGCTCCGGCTGCCCAGGGCCCCAGGGGGCGGCGCAGCAACTCGAAAAGGCCCATGAGCAACAACCCCCCGGCCAGCGCGAAATAGCGCAGGTCCAGGCCCAGCAGCAGCAGGCAGGCGACCGTGAGCAGGGGCAGGGCGCTCCAGGGGCTGGTGCGGGCCCAGGTAAGCAGACGCAGGGCGCACAGGGCCAGCAAAATGGCCGGGGCCTCGGGCAGGGCCATGCCCCCGGCGATGAACACCGGCGCCGCGCCAAGGCCCAAGACGGTGGCCACGGCGGCGGGTCCGGCCCGCACCCCCACCGCCCTAAGCCAGCTGAGCAGCACCGCCGCGCTCAAGGCCATGAAAACGGCTTGCTGCAATAGCACCGCCAAACGCCCGCCCACCGCATAGGCCGGGGAGATGATCAGGGCGAACAGGGGGATCAGGCTGCCGCCGGGGCGGTCGGGGTCTTCCGGGGCCTCGGAGTTCCAATAGAAGCCGCGGTGTTCCGGGCCGGGGGCGTTGGGTTCCAGGGACAGGGGCTGTCCGGCAGCCACGGCGTGGGCTTGCACGAGATAGGCGCTTTCGCCGCTGCTGGCGCTGAAGGTCTGGGCCAGCCAGGGGGCGGGCAGGCTGAAGACCACCAGGGCGCTCAAAAGCACCGCCGCCAGGCCCTTGCGGCCCAGGGGGCGCTCACCCTCCGGGGTGGGGGCCAGAAAGGCCCGCCATACCAGGCGCAGGAGGATGGCCGTCTTGGCCGCGGCCAGGCCCAGATAGATGAGCCCCAGGGCCAGGGTGCCGTTGCCCAGCACGTTGTACACCAGCACCAGCACCACCCCGGCGGCCAAGAGCAGGTAGGTGTAGGCGTCCAGGCGCTGGGCCCGGCGGCACTCCTCCAGCGCCTCGGGGTCCGCCCCGGAGAGCAGATAGGCGAGCAGCCCCAGCACCAGGGTGGGCAACACCGCCGCGGCGGGCAGGGCCAGGGAGACGAAGAGCTGAAGACCCGCCGGACGCACCAGATCGCCCCAGGCCACCGGGCCGGGCCGTTCGGGCAGGCCGAACATCTGCCAAAATGCGTGCAGCAGCAGGGCGGCCATCACCCCGGCGGCCAGACCCAGGAGCATCTGCAGCCAGATATATCGGGTGCTCTTGGGCGCGGGCATCACCCCTCCCTGGGCAAGGTGCTACATAGTCGCACAGCCCCGGCGCTCAGGCAAGGTCGCCTTGGTTCGCGGCCGCCATCCCTTTGAGGCGGCCCACCATCTCTACCAGGACGGGCAAGACCTCCGAGCCGTCGGCCCTGATGCTCACGTCGGCCACCCGGCCGGTGAGGGGAGTGGGCTCCAGGTTGATCTCTATGACCGTGGCCCCGGCGGATTGGGCCAGGATGGGCAGGTGGCTGGCCGGGGCCACCACCGCGCTGGTGCCCACCACCAGCATGGCCGAGCAGCCCTGGGCCGCGGCCATGGCCGCCAAGAGGGCCCGCTGGGGTATGGGCTCGCCGAAAAACACCACGTCCGGCTTGATGAGGCCGCCGCAGGCGCAGCGAGGGGGCAGGGTGTCCATGGACATTTCATTGCGCCCCAGCACTTGGCCGCAATCCAGGCAAACCAGCCGGCGGCTGGAGCCGTGGAACTCCACCACCGCCCGGGAGCCGGCCTCTTGGTGCAGGCCGTCGATGTTCTGGGTGACCACGATATCCAAGGCCCCCAGGG contains:
- a CDS encoding NAD-dependent deacylase — encoded protein: MLEQLEKIAEILAASPSTVALTGAGISVDSGIPAFRGSQGLWGKYDPMEYASIDAFQRDPVRVWAMLNELDELVLTARPNRAHRALTQLEALGALDIVVTQNIDGLHQEAGSRAVVEFHGSSRRLVCLDCGQVLGRNEMSMDTLPPRCACGGLIKPDVVFFGEPIPQRALLAAMAAAQGCSAMLVVGTSAVVAPASHLPILAQSAGATVIEINLEPTPLTGRVADVSIRADGSEVLPVLVEMVGRLKGMAAANQGDLA